The Bacillus sp. FJAT-27916 genomic interval TTGTGGTGCCCAGAGAAGAATAAATCAATGGAAAAGGTGAGGATGATCAGAACAGCGACTTTTGTGACAGCCGATAATAAAATATCATTAGGCTTCATTTTCTATCCCTCCCTGTAACATTGACCTTAATTAATGTAAATACAGCCAATCCAGCAATACAGAGGACGGCCACTTCGACCATCGTATCAAGCCCCCTGAAGTCGACCAACGTCGCGTTCACAATGTTTTTCGCCCCAGCAAGCGCATAGGAATCCTCAAAGTATCCAGAAATGGTGTCGAACAAACGAGTTCCATTGGCGGAAAGGGCCAAAAGGGTGACGGTCAAACCGACTCCGACTGAAATCAGCATATTCGTTATTTTGAAGCGGACTTTGCTGATTTCCTTGCGAAGCTCTGGCAAATGATAGAAGCATAGCAGGAATAAAGCGACCGTTACCGTTTCCACAACCAATTGTGTCAGCGCTAAATCCGGCGCCTGAAAAATAACGAATAGAATGGACACAAGATACCCCAGGGCTCCAACAGCGATAATGGATGTCAGCCTGTGCTGGGAAAAGAGCGCGATTAAAGCGGCTATGACCATGCCAATGACCATCATGGCCTCATAAATACTCACCGGTGAATCTTTGGACATATCAAAGGCAAAGCCATTGAACAGCCATAGGGAACCGCCAACGATAAAGATGAAGAATGAAAAAATATAAGCGAGGTAATCGCGTGTATAGCCAGTCATGTACTTCTTCGTTATCTTGGCGGATAGTGATTCCATCAACTGCAGTGACTCGTTGTATAGGCTGTTAAATGTTAGACCTTGCGGGTACCAGCTGAATATCTTGATCCATTTCGGGAGCAGTTTGTATAGCAAGAAGCCGAATAGTACGACTCCAATCGTCATCCATAACTCAATGTTAAAACCATGCCATGCAGAAATCTCTTTGCCCAATCCACCTGCTGCCGCATAGTCCGGCAGGATGGCTATGAATGCAGGGTCCAAAATGTATTTGGCCAATACGTTAGGGAAAAAGAAGATTAGCACGACGAACATCGCCAATAAAGCTGGCGGGATCAGCATGCCGATAGGCGGTTCATGCGTGGCTTTTGACAGCATTTCCGGTTTGTGTTCTCCCGCGAACGTCTTAAAGACCATGATCATACAGTAGACGAACGTCAGGACACTTGCTGCCCAAGCGACAACCGGGAAGATTACGCCGAATGTTCCCATCCCGAAAATATCCATCCCTGATGCATTCACCACACCGGTAAAGAACATTTCTTTACTCAAAAATCCATTGAATGGAGGTAAACCTGCCATTGAGAAACTGCCAATCATCGTAATCGTAAAGGAAATCGGCATGAGGCTCATTAACCCGCCCAATCTTTGCAGATTCCGGGTGCCTGTCTCATGGTCAATGATTCCGACCACCATGAACAAACTTCCTTTGAAGGTGGAATGATTAACTAAATGGAAGACAGCGGCCATAATGGCTATCGCATATACCTTCGATTCATCGCCGTAGCCAAAATAAATGGCAGCAGATCCGAGTCCGAGAAGACTCATGATCAAGCCGAGCTGACTGATGGTCGAATAAGCGAGCAGAGCCTTCAAATCCCTCTGCCGCACCGCATTCCAGGATCCGTATAATAAGGTCACGATACCAATTAAGGATACGGTCCAGAACCAAACGGCCTGACCGCCGAACACGGGTGTCAACCTCGCAACTAAATAGATACCGGCTTTAACCATTGTTGCTGAATGCAGATAAGCACTGATGGGTGTCGGTGCTTCCATCGCATCAGGCAGCCAGAAACTAAATGGGAACTGAGCTGATTTCGTGAAAGCTCCCAATAAGATTAAGATCATCGCAGGCAAAAACAGGGTATGCTCAGGTAAAGAGCCAGCTTTGGAAATCATTTCACGGATGCTGTACGTATCCGTGATGAGGGAAAGGAGCAAAAGCCCGGCCAGCATAGATAAACCGCCGGAAATAGTAATCAGCATGGACTTTTGTGCCCCGTCTCTCGATTTTCTCCGCTGGTACCAATAGGCAATTAACAGGAAAGAAGAAATGCTCGTCAGCTCCCAGAACACGTACAGAACGATAACATTGTCCGAGAAAACGACTCCTAGCATGGCTCCCATAAACAACATGAGATAGACATAAAAGTTATGAAGCTCCTCACGCTGCCTGGACAGGTAGAAAATTGAATACAGAATGACGAGCGAGCCGATACCTGTGATCAGCAAACCGAATAGAAGGGATAATCCATCGACATAGGTCGTGAAATTAAGCCCAAACGCTGGCAGCCACTTCATTTCGCTGGTTAATGTGTTGCCAGATGTAGTAATTGGGATATACTGTAATAAGAAGATGAGGATAATAGCTGGAAGAAAAAGAACAAACCAGCCGATATGAAGCTTTTTGTTGAATAAACGATGGAGGAAAGGTATTAGAACCGCAAAGATAAACGGTAATAAAATCATCCAATTAATCATGTCCTCCCGCTCCCTTCATCATAGAGTAATGGTACAGATATACAAAAAGCGGCAATTATTTCGTTGAACCTTGTTATATTTGAAATATTGCAACTCTTTTATGTAATAATAATTGACTGAAAAACCTGCATGGGCTATATTCGTTATAGTCTAATGACCTACCATCTATTTAGAGGTGAACTTTTAATGAAAAAATGCAAAAGCCGAATGGACGAAAGCATCCTTGTATGTGTCTATTACGGCCCCAACGGTGATCGCTTAATTCAGCGCGGCAGTAAAATTGCCAATATGCTGGATTGTCCTCTGTACATCTTGACAGTGGACCCAAGTCCTTTTGATGAACTAGACGCTGAGAAATCCGAAAGTATCGAGAGATGGCGTCAGCTCGCCGAGGAATTGGAAGCTGAGGAATTTATTTTGAAAGATAATGAGAAACGGCCATTCGCAAAAGTGATAGCGGATGTTGCGCGTGAAAAACAAATTTCACAGATCATCCTTGGTCAAACAGCGCAAAGCCGCTGGGAACAGATTGCTAAAGGTTCGATTATAAATACTTTGCTGCGAGACATTCCATTTGTTGACCTTCATATTGTATCCGTCGCCCGGGCATTAAAGGATGACCCAGACGGCCTTTATGAAAAAGGTGTGCGCGCCTACCTCGAAAAAGAAGGCGATCAGTATCGGATAAGCTTCGAGCATACAAAAGAAAGTGAATTTGAAGGGATTTTCTTCAAAGAAATCGGCACTGATTTCAACACCGGTATCTTTAAATTCATGAAAAACAACCAAACGCTGCAAGTGACTGTGACTGATGACTATGTCAAAGAAAGCTTATGATGGAGACCTCCACAAATTTATGTGGGGGTTTTTTCTTTCTTCTTAAGAATGAAGCATCTTTTCTAGCCTTATAGATTTACATCCACTTTAACCGGCAGCTTTTCGTTTTTGTCGATTCCTAAATACCGTAATGTTTCACCAGGACTATGGTGATGATAAATATTCATGAGAATCGATATGGCAATCCCTTTCCGATAGGCGTGATAACCAAATGTCTTCCGCAGCGTATGGGTTCCAATCTTCCCGGGTATACCCGCTTCCTTCGCCGCACAGTTAATGATCCGGTATGCCTGCTGTCTGGAAATTGGCTGCTGATTTTTCTTCGATTTAAATAAGTAATCATCTGGAGAGAAATCAAAGGTATCTAAATAATGCTTTGCGGCATCCCTCACATTTTGGTTAAGGTAAAAAGCCCTTTCCTCTGAAGTCTTTGCGTCCTTAATATAAAGGAACTCCTTGAATTTCCCATCTTCCCAAATATCACCCACCCGTAACGAGAGCAGCTCGCTGACACGGAGACCGGTATTTATTCCAAAAACAAATAACAGCAAATCACGCAAGGACTGTTTTTTAAGAATTCTTTTTATGGCAGCAATCTTGCGGATATCCTTTATGGGATCAACGTATTCCAAGGATGTACCTCCTAACTATAATGTTACTTAATTATGATGTTATCAAAAATTAAGTAACATTACAAATATAGTGACTTGTCGTATTTTTTAATTTTAATATATCAATTTAGCTGCTTTATTCAGGTAAGGAGATTCGGATTTACATGCTTGTCGCGGGCTGGGCCTCGCACATCGTTTATCATGAGCGAGCAATTAATTTTGCCATATACAAAAAAGCCCCTTAAGAGGCAGGCGTAAATCTGTCTCTTAAGGGGCAACCAGAGAAAGCGGCTTTATACTTCAATTCCTCTTTCCTTAAACTCAAGTACAGTAAGAATGAACATGGCATGGGACCAGGTGAGCGGAAGAACCCAGGCAGGACGTCCAGTTACCTTATCAATCTGTTCAGCTAGCAAGCCAAGTTCGGTCGCATGGTCCACGACCCAATTATAAAGCTTCTTCGCCTCAAGCTGCTGATTGATTCGTGCATAATAAATGGCCAGCCATAAAGTTGCGATAATCCAAGGGTCGCCACTTATATAAATGTCTCCAGGGAATCGTTCAATTCCTCCGATAATCTTGGAGCGGCAAAGCCTGTCAATTGTTGCGGCTGTCTGCTTCATTTTCGGATCATCGGCCTCAATCATATTGAAGGGAACCTGAAGGCCAAGTAAGCAGATATCGATTACATCATCACGGATTTGCCGGTACACTGGATATCCCTTGCGATCATATTCCATCGCAACATCCTTGCCCTGTGCTTTTTTATTCTGATAAGCTGGCTCATCTAGGCGCAGATGGAAGGCGCGAAAGAAGGAGCCGCTCGTCGCATTATAGCCGATTTGCAGGATTGTTTTCTTCATGGCCTCGGCTGTCTTAACATAAAGCTGTGCTTTATCGGCAAAGCCTTGCTTAGTAGCAAATTCAGCTGCGCCCATCAGCCCGCCATAAACTGCAGCCGCAGAATAGAAATGCTCAGCCTCCCGTTTCTCCCAGATATCCATGCTTGGGAGCGGAAGGTGAGTGACAGGATCAATGAATCTAGTTAAGAAATCCGCGCCCTTTTCAACGGTCGGCCACATTTCCTCGATAAAGGAATCATCCTTTGTAAGAGAATAGAATTGGTGCATCCCCCAAAGGATGGATCCAGTTTCATCAATTTGCAGCCCCCAGGACGGTGCCAAATAGCCATCTAAATAATGGCGGTGCTCCCAAGAGCCGTTGTCCTCCTGTAAGGAGCAGGCAAAGCGGAAAAAGTGGCGCACGCGCTCATGGTAGCCGGCTCTGGCATAGGCTGTTGCCGTATAGGCAGCATCTCTTCCCCAGCAATAAGCATAGCCGCCAGAGTAGGCATACTCCTCATCCACCTCTGGAGCCGCAATGAATCCCCCGTTCCTATTATTCATGAGATGGAACATTAAGAGGGAACGCTCATACAAATGTTTGCCTCGTTCATCTTTAAACTCAACTAGATTTGCTTCCTTCAAGTACTGATGCCAATACTCGACCGTTTGATTGTACAGCTCATCAAAGGTAGAGTGCTTCGCTTGTCTTAAATTCTTTAAGGCTTCTTTGCCTCCCATGCCGGCTGCGATGTAAAGCGTGATGGAATGCTCCCCGTTAGCCGGGATATGAATGGGACCGTATTCAATTCCGGTAGAAGAGCGATTAGCAATGCGTTTTCCAGGGAGATAACCATCATTGGTTTCCTTAAAGGTAGCTCCGCACTGATATTTCTTCACAGGCGTGTCTGAACCAATCGCGAATCCATATTCGCGGTGGTAGTGGACAAAGCTGTCGGTCGTCTCATCAAACATAACCGTTTGATAACGGCGTTTCTCATCAATCATGAAATCGCTATAGACAACAAAATCAAGATTTTGCGGATAATCAGAGATATTTCGGAATGTGAAGTGGCGGATGTACACATCCTGATCGGGGACAACAAAGTCAAGCTGCCTGATACTCAAGCCAACTTCTCCGAGGGTTGAAACCGTTTCTAATATATTAGTGCCGCTAATGTAGGCCTGCTGATGCTTCCATACATTATCGTGCAGAAAAAATGTCTTAATGGATCCTTCTATTCCACGGATGCCTGTGTAAAACAAATTTAAATGCTGAGGAAAGTCAATATTCGGCCATGTGATACGTTGAGCCTGCCCGTCCTTTGTTAATGAGACGAGCATACTTGAATTTCCGATAATCGCTTCCGTAATATACGGCTTCTTTTCCATACTTATCCCCCTCTATGTTGAAACACACAGTACATCAGTTTATCGTTACAAAGATTACCATGTCAACTAATAAACAGATTAATTAGAAAAGTGAGTTAATGAGTTACCAATCCTCTTTAAGTATGAAAATCATATAAAGATGATAGGTGAAATGCGAGAATGCGCTGCCGATTATAATACCCGTTTGGATGGCAGATAAACGTGCTGGACAGAAATGGATAGAAAAAGAGGGTGAGAGCTTCTATATTGAAAGGAACTATTAAGGATCATGTTAACAGTAGAATACCGCCAGTTAACGTTTCAGGCGGTTGACTCCTTCAGGACTAGCGACAGGGGTGAGCCCGCAGATGCATAGAGCACTTGAGGATGCTCCCTGCAACAAAAATCAACATTTTTTAAATGAGCAGAGCCGTTTAAGAAGAAGCTGCGTTTAAATTCATTGATAAGCTTTTGGACAAAGGGGTAAGTAAGTATGATAATTTTATTATATTAATATAACTTAAAGGGGTGTAATTTCATGAAGAAGCCAAAGAGAAATCTACTTATTTTCATTATAAAGAGTATTTTACTAGCTGCTTTTTTATTCTCAGGATATATTCTTTGTGACTATCTGATTGAGCTGTATCAGCTGAAAAACACACAAGGCGCAATGGCCGATATTTATGATCAATCGGTGGCAAAGGAGAGCGATACTGGAGAACAGGAATTTACACTCGAACGCCTTCAAGAAATAAATGAGGACATTGTCGGCTGGATATCCATTGAAGGAACCTCGATTCATTATCCTGTTGCGCAGGCAGATGATAATGAATATTACTTAACACATTCCGTTTATAAGGAGGAATCCTCTGCTGGAACCATCTTTATGGATTATCGGAATTGTCCTGCGCCATTAGGGAGCCATACGGTGCTTTATGGTCATAATATGAGGAATGGAACCATGTTCCGTGATTTGACTTCCTATAAGAAGGAAGCTTTTTGCAAGGAGAATCCGTATGTGACGTACAGCAATAAGGACGGTATCAGTAAATGGGAAGTATTCTCGGCTTATGTGACAGGTGCGGATGATAATTATATAGAAACGGATTTTCGTTCAGAGGGTGAATTTGGACAATTCCTCGAAAGGATTTCCGCGAAATCTCTCTATCATACAGGCTGCCAGGTGGAGCGGACAGATAAAGTAATAACTCTATCAACCTGCAGCTATGAGTTTGATGATGCAAGAATGGTTGTGCATGCGAAATTGATTGAGTAGAAATGTAATTTATTTGTAGGTGTGGGAAAACATTGTATAATAGAAGGAGTGATTGTGCACGAACGAAAGGAGTGCTTTGATGAAGATATTAGCAGCCTTGCTGGCACCCGGTCTATTGGTTGTGCTGTTTTCAAGGGTTACATACAGCTATGTTGTTGGGTTGCTGTTGACGGTAGCCTTGATTGCCGCATCAGCTTATCGGGGGTTTACATCTTCCTGGCCTCTGATTATTGTAGATGCGTTCTCACTTACCGCTGGTTTCTGGTATTCAAAACGGATGATTGAACGGAATCGTGCCGCTAAAAGTGCGTGAATAATCGTAAGAGTCTTTCCTTCTGGAAGACTCTTTTCTTGCATTATTGGGCATAAATGAAGAATGATGGATACGCTGTTATATAAATACGAATGCTTGTTCGCTTTTTGGTGGTTTCTAAATAGGCTATTGTGGTAAACTATTCATACTAATAGATTGTTGTGGCGGACGCAGCCTCGCCAAGTTCAATGAAGGGGGCATATGGAGTGAAGAGAGAATTTGAGCTGGTTTCCAAGTATTCACCAGAGGGAGATCAACCGGAGGCAATCAAGAAACTTGTCAAGGGCATTAATGACGGAGTGAAGCATCAAACCCTCCTTGGTGCAACGGGAACCGGGAAGACATTTACGGTCTCCAATGTCATTAAAGAGGTTAATAAACCGACATTAATTATTGCCCATAATAAGACACTCGCTGGACAGTTATACAGCGAGTTTAAGGAGTTTTTCCCGAATAATGCTGTCGAATATTTTGTCAGCTACTATGATTATTATCAGCCAGAGGCCTATGTCCCGCAGACAGATACCTTCATTGAGAAGGATGCGAGCATTAATGATGAGATTGATAAGCTGCGCCACTCGGCGACCTCGGCTCTTTTTGAACGGAATGATGTCATCATCATTGCCAGTGTTTCCTGCATCTATGGACTCGGTTCTCCGGAGGAATACAAGGAGATGGTCGTCTCCATAAGAAGCGGCATGGAGCTTGAACGGAATCAGCTGCTGCGCAGGCTGGTTGATATCCAATATGAACGAAATGATTTGAACTTCCACCGTGGAACATTCCGGGTAAGGGGAGATGTGGTAGAAATTTTCCCAGCCTCCAAGGATGAACACTGCATACGCATTGAATTCTTCGGTGATGAAATCGAACGGATTCGCGAGGTGGATGCCCTTACCGGAGAGATTCTTGGCGAACGTGAGCATGTCGCTATATTCCCGGCATCCCACTTCGTTACACGTGAGGAGAAGATGCGCATCGCTATTGAAAATATTGAGAA includes:
- a CDS encoding Na+/H+ antiporter subunit A, which codes for MINWMILLPFIFAVLIPFLHRLFNKKLHIGWFVLFLPAIILIFLLQYIPITTSGNTLTSEMKWLPAFGLNFTTYVDGLSLLFGLLITGIGSLVILYSIFYLSRQREELHNFYVYLMLFMGAMLGVVFSDNVIVLYVFWELTSISSFLLIAYWYQRRKSRDGAQKSMLITISGGLSMLAGLLLLSLITDTYSIREMISKAGSLPEHTLFLPAMILILLGAFTKSAQFPFSFWLPDAMEAPTPISAYLHSATMVKAGIYLVARLTPVFGGQAVWFWTVSLIGIVTLLYGSWNAVRQRDLKALLAYSTISQLGLIMSLLGLGSAAIYFGYGDESKVYAIAIMAAVFHLVNHSTFKGSLFMVVGIIDHETGTRNLQRLGGLMSLMPISFTITMIGSFSMAGLPPFNGFLSKEMFFTGVVNASGMDIFGMGTFGVIFPVVAWAASVLTFVYCMIMVFKTFAGEHKPEMLSKATHEPPIGMLIPPALLAMFVVLIFFFPNVLAKYILDPAFIAILPDYAAAGGLGKEISAWHGFNIELWMTIGVVLFGFLLYKLLPKWIKIFSWYPQGLTFNSLYNESLQLMESLSAKITKKYMTGYTRDYLAYIFSFFIFIVGGSLWLFNGFAFDMSKDSPVSIYEAMMVIGMVIAALIALFSQHRLTSIIAVGALGYLVSILFVIFQAPDLALTQLVVETVTVALFLLCFYHLPELRKEISKVRFKITNMLISVGVGLTVTLLALSANGTRLFDTISGYFEDSYALAGAKNIVNATLVDFRGLDTMVEVAVLCIAGLAVFTLIKVNVTGRDRK
- a CDS encoding universal stress protein gives rise to the protein MKKCKSRMDESILVCVYYGPNGDRLIQRGSKIANMLDCPLYILTVDPSPFDELDAEKSESIERWRQLAEELEAEEFILKDNEKRPFAKVIADVAREKQISQIILGQTAQSRWEQIAKGSIINTLLRDIPFVDLHIVSVARALKDDPDGLYEKGVRAYLEKEGDQYRISFEHTKESEFEGIFFKEIGTDFNTGIFKFMKNNQTLQVTVTDDYVKESL
- a CDS encoding site-specific integrase — encoded protein: MEYVDPIKDIRKIAAIKRILKKQSLRDLLLFVFGINTGLRVSELLSLRVGDIWEDGKFKEFLYIKDAKTSEERAFYLNQNVRDAAKHYLDTFDFSPDDYLFKSKKNQQPISRQQAYRIINCAAKEAGIPGKIGTHTLRKTFGYHAYRKGIAISILMNIYHHHSPGETLRYLGIDKNEKLPVKVDVNL
- a CDS encoding glycoside hydrolase family 15 protein, with translation MEKKPYITEAIIGNSSMLVSLTKDGQAQRITWPNIDFPQHLNLFYTGIRGIEGSIKTFFLHDNVWKHQQAYISGTNILETVSTLGEVGLSIRQLDFVVPDQDVYIRHFTFRNISDYPQNLDFVVYSDFMIDEKRRYQTVMFDETTDSFVHYHREYGFAIGSDTPVKKYQCGATFKETNDGYLPGKRIANRSSTGIEYGPIHIPANGEHSITLYIAAGMGGKEALKNLRQAKHSTFDELYNQTVEYWHQYLKEANLVEFKDERGKHLYERSLLMFHLMNNRNGGFIAAPEVDEEYAYSGGYAYCWGRDAAYTATAYARAGYHERVRHFFRFACSLQEDNGSWEHRHYLDGYLAPSWGLQIDETGSILWGMHQFYSLTKDDSFIEEMWPTVEKGADFLTRFIDPVTHLPLPSMDIWEKREAEHFYSAAAVYGGLMGAAEFATKQGFADKAQLYVKTAEAMKKTILQIGYNATSGSFFRAFHLRLDEPAYQNKKAQGKDVAMEYDRKGYPVYRQIRDDVIDICLLGLQVPFNMIEADDPKMKQTAATIDRLCRSKIIGGIERFPGDIYISGDPWIIATLWLAIYYARINQQLEAKKLYNWVVDHATELGLLAEQIDKVTGRPAWVLPLTWSHAMFILTVLEFKERGIEV
- the srtB gene encoding class B sortase, encoding MKKPKRNLLIFIIKSILLAAFLFSGYILCDYLIELYQLKNTQGAMADIYDQSVAKESDTGEQEFTLERLQEINEDIVGWISIEGTSIHYPVAQADDNEYYLTHSVYKEESSAGTIFMDYRNCPAPLGSHTVLYGHNMRNGTMFRDLTSYKKEAFCKENPYVTYSNKDGISKWEVFSAYVTGADDNYIETDFRSEGEFGQFLERISAKSLYHTGCQVERTDKVITLSTCSYEFDDARMVVHAKLIE
- a CDS encoding CsbA family protein, encoding MKILAALLAPGLLVVLFSRVTYSYVVGLLLTVALIAASAYRGFTSSWPLIIVDAFSLTAGFWYSKRMIERNRAAKSA